In Zootoca vivipara chromosome 15, rZooViv1.1, whole genome shotgun sequence, the genomic window TGTACGTATATTCATTAACTTCAAATGGGTGCTGAAACTCAGTTACATACCTGTTAATCTTATCTAGAAATATCTCTGgaacaaggaaggaaaccaactTCCCTTCCAGTTCTGTTTGACAGATCACAGGCTTGGGATGCTGAAAAGGCACACTCTGTGTGAATATGTGATTCAAAGCTCCTTCTACATGAAAAGATTTATCCTGACTCCTGCAAACAAACAAGTCAAGAATGGTTAAATAGACACTCTTTATTTGCAcaacataaaaccaaacaaactATGTTGAGCTACATGATCAACAGTAAACCAATTAGATTCAGGGCCCTGGGTATAAATGCCAGGCTGGCTGAAAGTACATGGTGGAAGGAAGGCATGGGAAATAGTGCTGACTCTTTCCCCCGACATCTCTGTAGCATTTAACTGGAGAATGATATCCAATCCATTCCCTCTATCAACTAACCTGTTAGAAGTCCTGAGAACCAAAGACAGTTAAaatgcagccttccccatcctggtgtCCTTCATGAATTTTTAATTTCAACTCCCATTACCCCAACCAGCAAGATCAGTGAGTCAGGGCTGGTGGGAATCagcagtcaaaaacatctggagggcaccagattgggaaaggctggtaTAAGATATAGCACTCTTGCTGCTAGAGGCAGGAATCTTATACTGCAACATACAGCAAAGAAACTTCCTTGCCGTTTCTTAAACACAGAGGCATCTTAAGAAGCAAGAGCAGATGCTAATATGCTGGTTACCATGACAACACCCAGAATGACATCTGGAATGCCACTGTCTGCTTGCTGTGCCGCAACTTACCTGTAACCTGTACTTTTATATCTGCAAGCACTACTGATGTTGAATGGATGAACGCCGCTCAAAATAAATCCTGCCTCCGCTGCCATAGCCACTACTTGCCAGCTGTTATGCCATTCCCTCACATGCTGGTCTGCAGGGGTACCACCCTGCCCTCTGCAAAGTGCCACATGGACCTCACCTTTCTCTGCCAGGACCTCTGCACAGCTGGAAAAGGAACAGAGGAGTGATGGGTAACATTCTTTTGTGCCTGAGGAAACACTCTGCCGCCTTCTTGAGCTGATCCCAAGAAGTCCTTGGATTGTGTTGCTTTTAGCAATATTTTAGGGGGTGGGTGAAGGAATGTGAGAGTTGTACTTTGGGAGGGGAAAGAGTGTGTTATATGATTGTTTACTGTGCTTGGGCAGATATGACAAGAAAGATTACAAAGAGAGGAAAACACATAGTGCTTATATTTTCTCACTGGACCTTATCAGCATTGCTCCAAATTGGATCTTTATAGTTCCTAGAACTGGAGGTGTTTGCTGGCAAGCTTGCAAAAATGGGTAGCAACTCCAAGGTGCAGAATTATTAGTTCTCTGCCCATCACCTCTTGCATGAAAACCCTGGTGCATTTCCTCTAATCGTACAGACCATCTGCTACCACACTGCCTCATTGCACAAAACAGCCAATTGCAACAAAGCATTTATCTGTATACAGTGTTTTAAATAAAGTGCATTGACTAAATATGCCTGCCTGTATAATACCAGAAAATTTGGACTTAGCTGGCTCACATTTATATCAATTTTATATTGAAGACAGGTTTTGGTGTAAGATAGCAACATCAACTAAAATTAACACACACCACCTTCTCAGTAACAAGAGTACATTGACATGGTTCATTTTGGCCTCACCTAAAGAAAAACCTGGCAAGAAGCTCCCTGTTCTTTTTCACTCCAGCTTTTCTCCCACAGTGAGGGAAGTTGAAATAAATGCAATCAAATTTCCAATCAGCTGGCAAAAAATGCTCCTTCAGTTTTGTGCAGTCAACACAAAAGAGAACTTCAGCACCTGGAATGGTAAAAGAAAAATGATATGCAAGATACTAGATTATCTTCATGCAATACACACTTTAATGGGCACTTGAGAAAGGCAGAATCTTTATTATTATCTTAATGAGACACTGCCTGGAAGAGTATTCCCAATGCAGCAAAGGTAACAACTGAAAGCAAATTTATATGTTCTTTAGGCTTGGATTTGCAGGGGTCCTCACCCAACACCAACATCACAGTTCCTTGCTTCAAGACAGGGTCTTCCACAAATTAATTCTCCTAAACCTGATTGCTGTGCCCACAAGTACACAGCAGATACAATAAATAGCTTCAAGTGACTCAAGAAGCAAGTCAAGCTAGACTGCAAAAAGATCTTTTTCAGCTCTCTCAATGTGCCAAGAATGCAGATGACAATGCTGTAAATTATTCCTTTTGACTGTGGTCTGGCAATGGTAGAGCCACGGTTTGTTTCCATTTAACTGATCTGGGAAGTTAGAGGCTGAATCCAACAAGTGGAACAACTTCCACAAGCACAATCcaatttttcctctctctcctagttcctaataatattgttattttcCATTTTGTTCAACTTGCTCTAATCAGATATTGTGAAAATGCAACCATGGCTTCTGCACACCATTCATTTCCCTGGTCCCTTAATCCTGCTTCTTCCATCTCACCTACTGCAGGGCAAGTCCAACTTGCTATAGAGAGGACAGATGAACCTCCAGTTACTTATTTAGAAGGTTTACATGTCCTAGGCAGGATCCTAGCAACCCTATTTATCCTGTCACATCCCAGCAACCCCATTATCAGAGTCCCAAGAGCCATCAGAAATTATGCAACAAACAATTTTTCTttcttgatttttcttcttccttttaccTCTGTCCCTCAGATATTGTATGTTGGACTTGGCAACAGCTTGTCTAGTTGCAGAATCTTCACTCTCATAGCAGGTAGCAACAATGTGTGCCTCACAGCTCCTCCCTTCACACAAACTGGCAGAGAAGGAAAAGTTTCCTTCTCCAACTAGGAGGAGACAGGGCTGATGATGCAGAGGCCTCATGGTGGCAAAACCTTAAGGGGAGAGAAAtgtagtaaaattattattattatttatatcccgtccatctgccccagccactctaagtgGCTTCCAAcactaataaaaacataataaaacaccaggcattaaaaacaaaaaatataggAATCACGATGGTTGCAAAAACATCTAGAGTTGTCTCCAGTCAGCAAAAGCAGCATTTGTTAATAATACCCACCAGGCCAGCCTAGCTGACATGACAGCAACGAAGAAAATCCTTCGTGCAGGTCAAAAATTCAACTTCATAAGCAAGCAAGTATTCTAATCTTACTTTAACATACACAAATAAATGCTGAAAAAATCTGTATGGTGACAGGAAGCTGGAATCAAACTAGCAGCAAGCGGTTTATATTGTTTCATTAATCATGTTCATTCCTTCCATTCCCAACACTGCAAATATTCTATACAATTATTGTGTTTTTGAAATACCAAATAATAAAGAGTACAGGAAAGActgaacaataaaaatattagTAAATTTAGAAAAGCAAGTCCTTCTGGCTCTCAAAGGTTGGAAATACAGGTGAGTAAATCCCCCCTCCTTGAAGCAGTGGTGAGTTGGTATGAGACTGTAGTCACTCAGTACCTCACACTGAGATTAGGGGAGAAGAGATCCAGGGTCAATACCCCGAAGCTATGAGGTGACCTTTATTCAGCTAGTCCAGTCCAGTCTG contains:
- the FDXACB1 gene encoding ferredoxin-fold anticodon-binding domain-containing protein 1 isoform X3, whose amino-acid sequence is MRVALNIYLGKKSNAYSISCPSVKELQGFATMRPLHHQPCLLLVGEGNFSFSASLCEGRSCEAHIVATCYESEDSATRQAVAKSNIQYLRDRGAEVLFCVDCTKLKEHFLPADWKFDCIYFNFPHCGRKAGVKKNRELLARFFFSCAEVLAEKGEVHVALCRGQGGTPADQHVREWHNSWQVVAMAAEAGFILSGVHPFNISSACRYKSTGYRSQDKSFHVEGALNHIFTQSVPFQHPKPVICQTELEGKLVSFLVPEIFLDKINRGFLDTNSEHPIRTINEKLTEELGKSFPVQKNCTRQRASSGDFPGPQWAGI